From the Butyrivibrio fibrisolvens genome, one window contains:
- a CDS encoding glycogen/starch/alpha-glucan phosphorylase, with protein MSTNMQRDILVLNLEEQMERSADRQFDKSFADCTDKEAYYVLLDVTNELMRVAEPIVGEKKIYYISMEFLIGKLLSNNLINLRVYDKVNQILRKNGKKLADIEEYEPEPSLGNGGLGRLAACFLDSIATLKLPGEGIGLNYHYGLFKQVFEKNLQTAQKDQWQENKSWLEKTDTTFDVNFGDKKVTSRLYNLYVCGYDSGINKLRLFDIETVDEKLVKKGINFDKTKIEKNLTLFLYPDDSDEAGNLLRIYQEYFLVSNAAQLILHEMKERQYDLHKLYDHAVIQINDTHPTMIIPELIRILVEEKAFSMDDAIKVVSKTCAYTNHTILAEALETWPLAYLEKVVPQLVPYIKELDKRVRAKVKNKNVQIIDKDKKVHMAFIDIHYGFSVNGVAAIHTDILKNTELNDFYKLYPEKFNNKTNGITFRRWLLSCNHPLADLIADTIGDGYKKDATRLEDLLSHEKDEGFLDRLESIKQEKKKDLAAYIEKHEGVQIDPTSIYDIQVKRLHEYKRQQMNALYIIHKYLEIKNGKKPVRPLTFIFGAKAAPAYVIAKDIIHLLLCLQEIVNNDPDVSPYMKVVFVENYNVTYAEHLIPAADVSEQISLASKEASGTSNMKFMLNGAITLGTDDGANVEIHDLVGDDNIYIFGIDSDTVIKHYKKADYVSRKYYEKSPVIKEAVDFIVSKQCLKVGKKENLTRLYNELLNKDWFMTLIDLESYIEAKDRIFADYEDRNKWKHMMLVNIAKAGYFSSDRTIMEYNKDIWKLQRAD; from the coding sequence ATGTCAACAAACATGCAACGTGATATCCTTGTTCTTAATCTTGAAGAGCAGATGGAGAGAAGTGCAGACAGACAATTCGATAAGTCTTTTGCAGACTGCACAGACAAAGAGGCTTACTATGTGCTTTTGGATGTTACCAATGAGCTTATGCGTGTGGCTGAGCCTATAGTCGGAGAGAAGAAGATCTACTATATCTCTATGGAGTTTCTTATTGGTAAGCTTCTGTCCAATAACCTTATAAACCTTCGTGTATATGACAAGGTCAATCAGATACTTCGTAAGAATGGCAAGAAGCTTGCTGATATTGAAGAGTACGAACCGGAACCATCTCTTGGTAACGGCGGACTTGGACGTCTTGCTGCATGTTTCCTTGATTCTATCGCAACACTCAAACTTCCGGGAGAAGGAATAGGTCTTAACTACCACTACGGTCTTTTCAAACAGGTATTTGAGAAGAATCTTCAGACAGCTCAGAAGGATCAGTGGCAGGAGAACAAGTCCTGGCTTGAGAAGACAGATACAACCTTTGATGTAAACTTTGGTGACAAGAAAGTTACATCAAGACTTTATAACCTCTATGTATGTGGTTATGATTCAGGTATCAACAAGCTTCGCCTTTTCGATATCGAGACAGTTGATGAGAAGCTCGTTAAGAAGGGTATCAATTTTGATAAGACCAAGATTGAGAAGAACCTTACTCTTTTCCTGTATCCGGATGATTCTGATGAAGCAGGTAACCTCCTTAGAATATATCAGGAGTATTTCCTTGTAAGCAATGCAGCTCAGCTTATCTTACATGAGATGAAGGAGCGTCAGTATGATCTTCATAAGCTCTATGATCATGCTGTTATCCAGATCAATGATACACATCCTACTATGATCATTCCTGAACTTATCAGAATCCTTGTAGAAGAGAAGGCATTCTCTATGGATGATGCTATCAAGGTTGTATCTAAGACCTGCGCTTATACTAACCATACTATCCTTGCAGAGGCTCTTGAGACATGGCCGCTTGCTTACCTTGAGAAGGTAGTGCCTCAGCTTGTTCCATATATCAAGGAACTTGATAAGAGAGTAAGAGCCAAGGTTAAGAACAAGAACGTTCAGATCATTGATAAGGACAAGAAAGTCCACATGGCTTTCATTGACATACATTATGGATTCTCTGTAAACGGCGTTGCAGCTATTCATACAGACATCCTTAAGAATACTGAGCTTAACGATTTCTACAAGCTCTACCCTGAGAAGTTCAACAATAAGACCAATGGTATCACTTTCAGAAGATGGCTCCTTTCTTGTAATCATCCTCTTGCAGATCTCATCGCTGATACTATCGGTGATGGATACAAGAAGGATGCTACTCGTCTTGAAGATCTCCTGTCTCATGAGAAGGACGAGGGATTCCTTGATCGCTTAGAAAGCATCAAACAGGAGAAGAAAAAAGACCTTGCCGCTTACATTGAAAAGCATGAAGGTGTACAGATTGATCCTACATCTATTTATGATATTCAGGTTAAGAGACTTCATGAGTACAAGCGTCAGCAGATGAATGCTCTTTATATCATTCATAAGTACCTTGAGATCAAGAATGGCAAGAAGCCTGTAAGACCGCTTACATTTATCTTCGGAGCTAAGGCTGCACCTGCTTATGTTATAGCCAAGGATATCATCCACCTTCTTCTGTGCCTGCAGGAGATTGTTAATAATGATCCTGATGTAAGCCCATACATGAAGGTTGTATTCGTTGAGAACTACAACGTAACCTATGCTGAACACCTTATCCCGGCAGCAGATGTATCCGAGCAGATCTCACTTGCAAGTAAGGAAGCTTCAGGAACATCCAACATGAAGTTCATGTTAAACGGTGCTATAACACTCGGTACAGATGACGGTGCTAACGTTGAGATACATGATCTTGTAGGCGATGACAACATCTATATCTTTGGTATAGATTCTGATACAGTCATTAAGCATTACAAGAAGGCTGACTATGTATCCAGGAAGTATTACGAGAAGAGCCCTGTCATCAAAGAGGCTGTAGACTTCATCGTAAGCAAACAGTGCCTTAAGGTTGGTAAGAAAGAGAACCTTACAAGACTTTACAACGAGCTTCTGAATAAAGACTGGTTCATGACCCTTATCGATCTTGAATCCTATATCGAAGCAAAGGACAGAATCTTTGCAGACTATGAAGATCGTAATAAGTGGAAGCACATGATGCTTGTAAATATCGCTAAGGCAGGATATTTCTCATCAGACCGTACTATCATGGAATACAACAAGGATATCTGGAAACTTCAAAGAGCAGACTGA
- a CDS encoding exopolyphosphatase has product MSDKMRLVTRSDFDGLVCAMILRECNLIEDIKFVHPKDVQDGKVELSGHDITTNLPYDPRVFMCFDHHESELTRNASMKENKNWHIEGQAKSAARVVYNYYKDKGYALERISEEIMTAVDKGDSADFTEDEILNPKDWVLMNFLMDARTGLGRFHDFRISNYDLMMELIDYCVNHDIKAVLELPDVKERVDLYNEQAELFKKQLKEISHMEGKVVVVDQKAAGDVIYAGNRFMIYAMYPEAEISVHVAWGFKKQNTAVMIGKSIINKASKFNIGELCLEYGGGGHANAGTCQLDNDKVDDLLPEIIKKLNS; this is encoded by the coding sequence ATGAGTGATAAGATGAGACTTGTAACCCGTAGTGACTTTGATGGTCTGGTTTGTGCAATGATCCTCAGGGAGTGTAACTTGATTGAAGACATTAAGTTTGTGCATCCCAAGGACGTGCAGGACGGCAAGGTTGAGCTTTCGGGACACGACATTACCACCAACCTTCCTTACGATCCGAGGGTTTTCATGTGCTTTGACCACCACGAGTCGGAGCTTACAAGAAACGCGTCAATGAAGGAAAACAAAAACTGGCACATCGAAGGACAAGCCAAGTCTGCAGCCAGAGTTGTTTACAACTATTACAAAGATAAGGGTTACGCTCTGGAGCGCATCTCCGAGGAGATCATGACAGCTGTTGATAAGGGCGACTCCGCTGACTTTACAGAGGATGAGATCTTAAATCCTAAGGATTGGGTTCTTATGAATTTCCTTATGGATGCCAGAACAGGCCTTGGAAGATTCCATGATTTCAGGATTTCCAACTATGACCTTATGATGGAACTTATTGACTACTGCGTAAACCACGACATCAAGGCTGTTCTTGAACTTCCCGATGTCAAGGAGCGTGTGGATCTCTACAACGAGCAGGCTGAGCTATTTAAGAAGCAGTTAAAAGAGATATCGCACATGGAAGGCAAGGTTGTGGTTGTGGATCAGAAAGCTGCGGGAGATGTTATTTACGCTGGAAACCGCTTCATGATCTACGCTATGTATCCTGAGGCTGAAATCTCCGTTCACGTGGCCTGGGGCTTCAAGAAACAGAATACAGCCGTTATGATCGGTAAATCCATCATTAATAAGGCTTCCAAGTTCAACATCGGAGAACTGTGTCTTGAGTACGGCGGAGGCGGTCATGCCAATGCAGGCACCTGCCAGTTGGACAATGACAAGGTAGACGATCTTCTTCCTGAGATCATTAAAAAACTTAATTCGTAA